In the genome of Aspergillus luchuensis IFO 4308 DNA, chromosome 2, nearly complete sequence, one region contains:
- a CDS encoding phosphatidyl synthase (COG:I;~EggNog:ENOG410PHQT;~InterPro:IPR036412,IPR006357,IPR006353,IPR023214;~PFAM:PF13242,PF13344;~antiSMASH:Cluster_2.3) — MPRFDDADFAVDAAPAPGARSPRDARGSAAGSLPIPNDAGNTVEIPATRSSISDAAQYMHNLSFAPSSRDRRGSRNSFGTSLPIPRSPRVSRLSSVVTADVSRDILASQVQDMSKEKVAAAKNMAFAFDIDGVLAHGNEAIPEAKEALAMLNGDNELGIKIPYILLTNGGGKTEDERCAQLTEVLGCPISTDQFIQSHTPMQALAEYYETVLVCGGEKQKIRKVAENYGFKNVIHPKDVLAWDPTISPWGCFHEEDRLEAKPRDFSKIKFDAILVFADSRDYATDMQLIMDLLLAEDGKLLTRAKDPVASRIPVYFSQGDLVFPTDHKGPPRLTQGLFRISIEAQYKALTGVDLERVVYGKPERATYTYADEVMKAWMEQIHNENRLPENIYMVGDNPASDICGGNMHGWNTCLVRTGVFQGKDNDDNNPANFGVFPNVLEAVKAAVRKELGQDFKFKWNPKVNPVLHGDGASAVE, encoded by the coding sequence GCTGGCAACACTGTCGAGATCCCCGCTACTCGCAGCTCCATCAGCGATGCTGCTCAGTACATGCACAACCTGAGCTTTGCTCCCTCCTCCCGGGACCGTCGTGGCTCCCGCAACTCCTTTGGCACTTCCCTGCCCATCCCCAGATCTCCCCGTGTCTCTCGTCTTTCCTCGGTGGTCACTGCGGATGTTTCCCGCGACATCCTGGCCTCTCAGGTCCAGGACATgtccaaggagaaggtcgcTGCCGCCAAGAACATGGCCTTCGCTTTCGATATCGATGGTGTCCTGGCCCACGGTAACGAGGCCATTCCGGAGGCTAAGGAGGCCCTCGCGATGCTCAACGGTGACAACGAGCTGGGCATCAAGATCCCTTACATTCTCCTGACCAACGGTGGTGGTAAGACTGAGGACGAGCGCTGCGCTCAGCTCACCGAGGTCCTTGGCTGccccatctccaccgacCAGTTCATCCAGTCTCACACCCCAATGCAGGCGTTGGCCGAGTACTACGAGACCGTCCTGGTCTGCGGTggtgagaagcagaagatccgCAAGGTCGCTGAGAACTACGGCTTCAAGAACGTCATCCACCCCAAGGATGTCCTCGCCTGGGaccccaccatctccccctGGGGCTGCTTCCACGAGGAGGACCGTCTCGAGGCTAAGCCCCGCGACTTCTCTAAGATCAAGTTCGACGCTATCCTGGTGTTCGCCGACTCTCGCGACTACGCCACTGACATGCAGCTCATCATGGACCTCCTCCTGGCCGAGGACGGAAAGCTGCTGACCCGTGCCAAGGACCCCGTTGCTTCCCGCATCCCGGTCTACTTCTCCCAGGGTGACCTGGTCTTCCCTACCGACCACAAGGGCCCCCCCCGTCTGACCCAGGGTCTCTTCCGTATCTCCATTGAGGCTCAGTACAAGGCCCTCACTGGTGTCGACCTGGAGCGTGTCGTCTACGGCAAGCCCGAGCGCGCCACCTACACCTACGCCGATGAGGTCATGAAGGCCTGGATGGAGCAGATCCACAACGAGAACCGTCTGCCCGAGAACATCTACATGGTCGGTGACAACCCGGCCTCCGACATCTGCGGTGGTAACATGCACGGCTGGAACACCTGTCTGGTGCGCACCGGTGTCTTCCAGGGCAAGgacaacgacgacaacaACCCGGCCAACTTCGGTGTCTTCCCCAACGTCCTGGAGGCCGTCAAGGCTGCCGTCCGCAAGGAACTCGGCCAGGACTTCAAGTTCAAGTGGAACCCCAAGGTCAACCCCGTCCTCCACGGCGACGGTGCCTCCGCTGTCGAGTAA
- the DEP5 gene encoding beta-ketoacyl [acyl carrier protein] synthase domain-containing protein (COG:I;~EggNog:ENOG410PMBD;~InterPro:IPR016039,IPR018201,IPR020615,IPR014030, IPR014031,IPR020841;~PFAM:PF00109,PF02801;~SMCOG1022:Beta-ketoacyl synthase;~antiSMASH:Cluster_2.3;~go_function: GO:0004315 - 3-oxoacyl-[acyl-carrier-protein] synthase activity [Evidence IEA];~go_function: GO:0016746 - transferase activity, transferring acyl groups [Evidence IEA];~go_function: GO:0016747 - transferase activity, transferring acyl groups other than amino-acyl groups [Evidence IEA];~go_process: GO:0006633 - fatty acid biosynthetic process [Evidence IEA]), with translation MGASTANGSRAGHVPLEPIAIVGMACHLPGSITSPSALWDALVNKTSVQTPTVPESRFNIDAFYHRNQNRPGSFNVRGGYFLDGSPQDFDPSFFGITPIEAMWLDPQQRRILEVTYECLENAGLRLEDVAGKNIGVFVGSFTSDYQQMLHREPDFRHEYAATGTDPGILSARVCNIFDLCGPSAVINSACSSSMTAIHQACLALQTGECDGAIAGGVNLIIAVDQHMNTAKMGILSPTSTCHTFDAAADGYGRAEGAGAIYLRRLSDAVRDGNPIRAVIRGSALNTNGKVKNQGITHPSLEGQERVLRAAYKRAGLDPTDTLYVECHGTGTPVGDPIEVKAISNGMNERRSREQPLLLGAIKANIGHSEAASGIFAVIKAALILESGVIPGVAGLKTLNPARSYTIRLQ, from the exons ATGGGCGCCTCTACTGCAAATGGCAGCCGTGCGGGCCATGTTCCCCTTGAGCCAATTGCCATTGTAGGAATGG CCTGTCATCTTCCTGGTTCTATTACGTCCCCTTCCGCACTTTGGGACGCCCTGGTCAACAAGACATCCGTCCAGACACCAACTGTGCCCGAGAGTCGCTTCAACATCGATGCCTTCTACCACAGAAACCAGAACAGACCCGGTAGTTTCAATGTTCGTGGCGGTTACTTCCTTGACGGCAGTCCGCAAGACTTTGATCCTAGCTTTTTTGGCATAACGCCGATTGAGGCAATGTGGTTGGATCCGCAGCAACGGCGTATACTCGAAGTTACGTATGAATGCCTCGAAAACGCTGGCTTGAGACTAGAAGATGTTGCCGGGAAGAATATTGGGGTGTTTGTGGGATCCTTCACCTCAGATTACCAACAGATGCTCCATCGCGAACCGGACTTCCGCCACGAATATGCTGCGACAGGAACTGATCCTGGCATTCTTAGCGCGAGAGTCTGTAACATATTTGATTTATGCGGGCCGAG CGCCGTGATAAATAGCGCATGCTCTTCGTCTATGACTGCCATCCACCAAGCATGCCTGGCTCTTCAGACAGGCGAATGCGACGGCGCAATCGCGGGAGGCGTGAATCTAATCATTGCAGTAGACCAACACATGAATACCGCTAAGATGGGGATATTATCGCCAACGTCCACCTGTCACACCTttgatgcagcagcagacggGTATGGCCGTGCCGAAGGAGCTGGCGCCATATATCTACGTAGGCTCAGTGATGCGGTACGCGATGGTAATCCAATTCGTGCTGTTATCCGGGGCTCAGCGCTCAATAC AAACGGAAAGGTGAAGAACCAGGGGATTACCCATCCAAGTCTAGAGGGACAGGAAAGAGTCCTGCGTGCTGCTTACAAAAGGGCCGGCTTGGACCCAACAGATACACTTTATGTCGAGTGCCACG GGACTGGCACGCCAGTTGGCGATCCCATAGAAGTCAAAGCCATCTCTAACGGGATGAACGAAAGACGGAGTCGCGAGCAGCCTCTGTTGCTGGGAGCA ATAAAAGCCAACATTGGCCATAGTGAAGCTGCCAGTGGTATATTTGCAGTGATCAAGGCGGCTCTGATATTGGAATCTGGTGTCATCCCCGGAGTAGCGGGACTCAAGACACTCAACCCGGCTCGTTCGTACACCATTCGCTTACAGTAA